A stretch of DNA from Caretta caretta isolate rCarCar2 chromosome 24, rCarCar1.hap1, whole genome shotgun sequence:
CTGATGGGAGGATTTTGCCACTACAGCCCGTACATTGTTCTCAAACACAGCAGTTAGATTACAGCAAGGCTAAGATTCGCAGTTTAACAGACCACATCTCCAGAGTGCATTCTGAAGCAGAGCGTCCCTCTATATTTGTGGATAAGAGCCATAACTGGCAATCCCACAGTGGTTTCCTTTGTTCCTGGACATTCGAATGTACCCTTTGTTACCGAAATATTCACCCCAGCTGTTGGAAGGAGAAAAAGCACAGAATTAAACATTAAGAGAATAAAACACCTTTCTTTATAGGCagggttcccctcccccattttctcatgtgtTTCAAACTGTTTAAAAAGGGCATCCAATTCACATCAGTACAGACACATACATGCACAGCTCTACACAGCTCACTTATACCCCACGCATATCCCAGGAGCATGTTATTCTATAGATAAATACGGCTCAGTGATGGATTTTCTTTTACCTGTTTTTCACAAGCCAAAAGTCCTTCCCATCCAGGGTGCCATAGCCAATAACTAGAACCCCATGATTCACATGATCAGTGCAGCGTGGATCATCGTAGACTCCTGGAAGGAAAGAATATGCAACCacatgggaggaaaaaaagccaGTAGTGACTTCTCTGCTCAGTAAAGTTGTTGTGAGCAACCCACATGGTACCAACATGCCTCTAGCCTGGTCCCCTGTAGAGGGGGGGTAATAATAACAATCTCTcactcttttcatcagtagatcacaaAGCAGGTCAGTCTTATTATCTccattgtgcagatggggaaactgaggcacagagcaggcaaTGACTTGCCCGGGAATAGAACTCAGCTCTCGTAAACCCCTGGGCTGAGTTTGAAGCAGCACAAATTTGCAGCCAAAATATCTGACAATGCCTGGAATACAACCCAGtgaaaactaataaaaaaaagCACAGATTAATGTAAGACTTGCCCACTCTGTGGGGCattctgtccccctctagtggtggctgggCCACAGAAAGGTTGAGGAGCCTCCCACAGCCTTGGTTAGAAGAGGTTGGGTCTTACAGATCAAGCAGGAAAGGCTCATGTGTTAAGATTCAGAAGTCCCACGTTCCTTCCCCGCTGCTCACCCCGGCACATTGGCATTACATTAACATGAGTGAAGGGCCCACCCTGGGGTGCTATTTTAATGACACCCTGTAAGACACCAGCAGGAATTGAACCCGGGGTCGTTAACCCTTGAAGCACCTTTCGAGCTAAAGGAGCATTTCCGGTcatttgttgttattattaatctGTGTCACAGGAGCACCTGCCAGCCCCAGACATAGACCAGGGCCCCACGgcgctgtacaaacgcagaacaaaaggatcgtccctgccccaaagagcttccagtgtaagagtatgtccacactgcacactccttATTGCAGCGTGTAGACTGTATACACTACACACACCCCCCCGCATAAACAGCAGGGTAGACGGCTTAGGGGAGTAAAGACATACCTGAACCCTTAGGGTATGTGCCCTACACGGCTCTCTACACGCCCAAGCAGGGCCTCCCCCATCTGCACTGCTCGTTTTAGCAATGTCATACGTCGCTACCTCCCCGCTGCTGGGGCCTTTTTCTGccacagggaaagactccagcagcggGAGGTAGTGGGGAAAAACTCGGACAGCTCCCACTGCCTCCAGCGCCAGAACCTTCCAGTGCTGTGGGTAGCTACACAGCGCAGTGCCTTTAACAGCCATGTGTAGCTACATCTACCCAACACGCCACCACCACCGGGATGCAGTAGAGATATATCCTAGGTGTAAGACAAAAGACATTAGCTTCTAGCAGTAGTAGGCTTTTATCCTCTTGCCAGCTGCTAgaggagctggagcacccatgggggaaaaatagtgggtgctcagcacccaccagccacagatGATGGGCGGCACCACCAAAGGCaccgctgatcagctgtttggaggCACCGCagatcagctgttcggcagctAGGGGAGGCACTTGGggaaggcagagagcagtgagtggggagggggctttggggtaGAGGTTGgagcgggaagaggtggagcaagggcggggcctcaggggaagaggtggagtgggggtggggcctcagggcggagcgggggtggagcacccctggggaaaaataaaagtcagctcCTATGAACCAACGGGTAACAGGATGGTGTCACTCACAAACAGCAAAACATGCATTCAGCTGCCTGTGGCCTTTGTTTGATAATGACTGTAATTTATAGAGGGATCAAAAGATTCCAGGaaataacaagaaaacaaaagccaGGTCTTTATGGGAAGAGCACAATGTGCGCGTCTCCTCAGTAACAAGCTGCAGAACAAATAGCAACTTCCTGCACATTCCGCTTTACATTTAAAGAGACAGTCCACAGAAAGCAAAGGCATCAGTCTTTCAAACTATGTACAGCACCGGGCGCGAGGTGTTCTAGCTTAGAGAACTTACCTGATCTGTACAGGAAAAACGAAGGCTGTTTCGCATCTATGGCGACGGACACAGGTCCGATATTGGCTACGGCATCCTTCAGGGCTGCTTCATCGGCATACGGGAGCTCAACGAACTTGGAGCAGGTGGCGGCTCGCGTGGCAGGGTTATAGTGACACGTTCCGTTCTGGCAGTGGCAAAGAGCAGATGAAACGGACATTTCAGCCTCTGGCATGAACATCTGACCCACTCGCAACATTTGTTTATCTCCCTTCTATTCCCCTCTGTTGTCTGAATCCCTCTGGAACATtccttctgcctctgggcatcGAGATCAGAGCTGAGGGACTAattcatttttcagttcagtgactTACCcggaaacaacaacaacaacaacaaaagaaaacaaaacaaaaacgtaAAAAACCCCACTGGTTTGTTTCAaaccaaaattgcattttttcagggttttttgctgcaacaaaaaatcaaaaaaatttcatttggttcaaatgaaacatttcaaatgtcaTTTCATTTCCGAATGAGCTGTCAAAATGGTTCCTTTTGACATTTCCGGGGGGGAAAAATCAGGGGAGGTTTTGGGCCAAAAATATTTGCCACATTTaggtcaaattcacaaatagttttggtgccCTGAAAAGAGCATTTTCAGCCAATTTTAATTCACTCAGTGttcatctctctcctttcccatcACTCAGGTAAGGAGAAATATGAGGATTCAGCTTTCAGTGACAGCAGTGAACACTTGCAGCACGCATTTCACAGATGGATTTATTAGCCTCCATGCCTCTGGGACAGGGGGAAGTGGGATTAGCTGGGTTTCACAGAGAAGTCAGAGGAACAAACAGAGCTAAGATTACATCCCAAGTGACCTGAGCACAAGTCCCTCTGCTCTAGCCATTAGGCACCACTCTCCACCCAACATTGGGAGTAGACGTCAGGAATACTGATGCCAAGTTTTACTGCTCTAACGACTGCCTGCAGACCTCTTCTCTTGTTCTTTGTGCTGACACAAACAGCACAGGAAGACCCAGCAAAACAGGCCACAAAGAACAGAATGCTACACACTCGCCAGAAGAGATGCCAGCAACAGACTACGAAAAGGACTAGGGAGTCTCTGTGTTTTTGGGGGATGTCTACATGGCATTCTTAAACCTGGGTCTCTGGGATCCGGGCTTgcggactcagtgtttccaagcccactcttcagcatccacactgcactgtaaacctgggtttacaattgctgggcccaggtctcacagctgtgctaaTGTGTCCATACTGCCctgcacagaccttctgactcagctCTGCAGCTTTTGCTGCACCCACTCTGCAAAATGACAAGGCTTGGACGCAAGTCAGCAGGACTCGGATTCTGACCTACCCCTCTAGCAGAGTCCAAGGACCTTGGGCCTGAGCGCTTGCTGTCCTGAGTCAGGCTGATTTGTATGTGGATGGAAGGGGCACCTTAATCAGAACCCGAGCTTTgcgtgcagtgtagacagaccctctctgtgtctgtctcaAACCTGGATACCAACCTGAGCTGTGTACGGATAGGAAGCGTCCGAATCAATGCCGTCATTATCAATGATGTACTGGAAGGCGTAGGTCATATATCCACCGCTGCAGCCGTGGTTCCAATACATAGTGGAACAGTCAACTAGGTTCTGTGCGCTGAGAGACACCAGGTTTCCAGTTTTCAGTTTCACCTGGGCTTCTAGGGCACCGACAGCACTGAAAGCCCAGCAGGCGCCACAGGGCCCCTGAAAAAGCCAGAGAGATGCACTGAGCCACTGCTGTGATGGGCACCCATGTCAGCAAAGGGAACAGATTGAGCCTCCCACCTGATTCTTCACATCAGTAACACATCCTTTGTCCCTCCAGTCCATGGAGTCCGGCACTTGGCTGCCAGGGCGCGGCCTGTAGGTGGAATTCCGGTCAGGTCGGTGGGGAATTTTCACTCCAGTTAACAAAGCAGCCACTTCCTCGCTGGTCTAGTTaaaagaacacacacaccccgtcAGACTGACATCCCCAAGGAGTTGTGAGATTGCACAAGAATTtcagccttttttttcttttttttttttttaagtttccatcTCTCGTGTAGCTGTGGAGACCTGCAGGAAAACATAACCCTTAAAAGCGCAAAACCCAGAGGCAAATAATAAGAACCCCCAGacttagactttttttttaatgccaggaTTTTTAAGCCCCCCCATGATTTTAGGGGCCTGACTCCTGAGTTCTGAATGCTTGGCGGTGGCAGTAATGGGATCTGAAGCACAAGCCCCTGCAATTTCAGTTAAAGGAGCAACTTCTTTAACCCGCAATGGCCTAGCAGACAGGTTGTGTGTTATTCCACACGTGACATTCCTCATGGGGGTAAGGGAGGGTGGCAGACACAGTAAGGTAGAGAAGCAGGAACCTGCGGGAATGGGATTCCCAAACTTTTGACCTCACATGCACTGTATGTGCAAGGTCAGACTCACACAGCTTGGAGGATGCCATttgatacagaaaaagaaaaggagtacttgtggcaccttagagactaaccaatttatttgagcatgagctttcgtgagctacagctcacttcatcggatgcataccgtggaaactgcagaagacattatatacacacagagaccatgaaacaatacctcctcccaccccactgtcctgctggtaatagcttatctaaagtgatcatcaagttgggccatttccagcacaaatccaggttttctcaccctccgcccccccccccccaaactcattctcctgctggtaatagcccatccaaagtgacaactctcttcacaatgacaggtttcagaggaacagccgtgttagtctgtattcgcaaaaagaaaaggagtacttgtggcaccttagagactaaccaatttatttgagcatgagctttcgtgagctacagctcacttcatcagatgtataccgtggaaactgcagcagactttatatacacacagagaatatgaaacaatacctcctcccaccccactgtcctgctggtaatagcttatctaaagtgatcaacaggtgggccatttccagcacaaagccaggttttctcaccctccacccccccacacaaattcactctcctgctggtgctagcccatccaaagtgacaactctttacataatcaagtcgggctatttcctgcatagatccaggttttctcacatcccccccacccccatacacacacaaactcactctagcaggagagtgagtttgtgtgtgtatgggggtgggggggatgtgagaaaacctggatctatgcaggaaatagcccgacttgattatgtaaagagttgtcactttggatgggctagcaccagcaggagagtgaatttgtgtgggggggtggagggtgagaaaacctggctttgtgctggaaatggcccacctgttgatcactttagataagctattaccagcaggacagtggggtgggaggaggtattgtttcatattctctgtgtgtatataaagtctgctgcagtttccacggtatacatctgatgaagtgagctgtagctcacgaaagctcatgctcaaataaattggttagtctctaaggtgccacaagtactccttttctcttcacaatgtgtatgataatcaaggtgggccatttcctgcacaaatccaggttctctcactccctcacccccctccaaaaaccacacacacaaactcactctcctgctggtaatagcccatccaaagtgaccactctccctacaatgtgcatgataatcaaggtgggccatttccagcacaaatccaaacctaccatggctgttactctgaaatttgataCAGAAAcattctgggggggaggggagggatcacACCAGCAGCGGGCTAGCAGGGGGTGCAGTCCCTGCACTTAAAAAAACAGGACTACCCCCCTGATGGCAGatttcccacacacacccctgacccAAGCAAGTAGAACAAAGATCTGCACAGCTCTCGGGAGCGGTGATGGGGGCAGGTTTGCTGCTGGAGGACGCACAGGGTGCTGTGATTTGTGGACCTACCTCTGCACTGCTCATACTGACACAGGATTGGCTGGAGCTTATTCTGCCCCTGATTCAGTTACATTCTCTGTCCACAGCACTCCCAGGGAAATACAGATAATTCCCAGATGCCCGGTCATTTGGTCTGTAgcgatatttttttaaacttaccatGTCTGCCAGGTGGTTCATGCCCAGCTCATAGGAATGCAGCCCCAGTGAGTGCTCAAGGTTATGCAGCATAACGAGCTTGAGGTTCTTTTCCCAGGTCACGCGCCGTTCCCCTTCCTCTTTCTGGAACCAAAGCACAGCCCCCACAATACTATCAAGAGCCCAGAGGAAACCATCTGCAGTATAAATGAGTTATAGTTCTACAGCGCTTTTTGATCCCCCAGGAACCTGAGTGCTTTGCAAAAATCTTGCCTAGATCCTACAACACTCACTCAAGCAAAACTTCCTAGGAAATCAAGGGGAGTCTTAACAAGTTAAGCGAGGCAAGATTGATTCCTTTCCCACCCTCGAAATGCAGCCAGTTCTGGAGTGGTGTGCAGCAGCTTTTTAACAGCACACACCAACACTACACAacagggtaggacaagaagagaAGAATCACATTGTATCCAGTTAAATCATCAGGGGGAATTatagggaggcagaatgtaattgcCACCAGGACAGTGATGATAACCTGTAATTTAGGAGGAAAGTACTGTAGGATTCGCTAATGACCCCAAACAGTTGGGGCCTTCAACTAAGCCAAAGTAATTAAGGAGCTGAACATACGGTTAGGATGCAAAACAATATCAAGAATCAAACATTCACAATACAGCTTACAGCTGTACAAATCACTAACTTTTTGGTTTGGCAGCCAAaccaaacaatgttttaaaaatcacttgAAGATTTTTGGATTTGGGTCAAACGTTTGCTTCATTTTGGAgctttttaaacctttttatttAGTTATTGTGAATAGAACAGAGGGAAATTCCAACACGAAATGGCTTTCCgaaagaaaagacaaaacagTTCATTTATTAAACTCTGAAATGAACCATTTTTTCCCACCTTttcatcttatttttttaaatttgattaaaACAATTTGCCAATATCGAGCCGAATTCCCCAGTTGTTTCTGTCAACCCAAGTCTGcatttttccacacacacaaaaaaagagttGTGTGAAAAACGTCACCTGGTTCTTTATCCCAAATAAAACACGCTTTAAGAAATCAGCTAACCCCCTGGGATGGTTTAGGCAAGGTGGAGGGTACATACAGGGCATTAAAGCTGAATGCACTTCTGAAAGCAGAGAGAGCTTTACAGTCTCCAGAAGAGGAACAGGAGGCACCGATCTCAGTGAGAGCTGCCAGAGGGCTGGCATGCCAAGGTCCTGGATACCTGCTGACCGGAGGGGAGATGGTGATGGAAATCTCCCTCTCCCACTTCAAACCCACAGCTGCACAGACCCCACCTTGTGGCTGTATTGCTTGCCATAGGTTTTCTTCCAGAGCTCCCAGTGGTTGTCCAGCGTTGGGTCTGAGTGTAGATGTGCAGTAGCAGCAGAAGCAAGAGAGGCCAGGAAGATACAAAGCAACAGCTTCATTCTGGtcagctagaaaaaaaaaaaaaaaaaaaaagagcgcgCTGGTGAAAGATAATATCTGCATGGTTAAGTCAAGTGTCTCAATTTCCTCCACTCAGTGATGGTGCAAAAGATCCAACACTGACTTGCTGAGATTTCTCCACTCTCTCTGCCAGGAGCAAAGTGTCAAGAAGCAAACCCTGACCCTGCAGCAGCTCTCACACTTGTACCTCTTGGGggcgagggggcaggggcaggggcttccTGGAACCCCATACGACAACAACAGACTTGAAAGGAAAACAGAGCTAGGTGAATGGATAATATCACCCGGGTACTTCCACAGCTCCTGAACTGGATCTTGGACCTGGACCTGGGCATCAGAGCCTGGTATAAGGGATAcagcggggagggagggatagagcTAGCAAAAGT
This window harbors:
- the LOC125625867 gene encoding cathepsin S-like isoform X1, with amino-acid sequence MKLLLCIFLASLASAATAHLHSDPTLDNHWELWKKTYGKQYSHKKEEGERRVTWEKNLKLVMLHNLEHSLGLHSYELGMNHLADMTSEEVAALLTGVKIPHRPDRNSTYRPRPGSQVPDSMDWRDKGCVTDVKNQGPCGACWAFSAVGALEAQVKLKTGNLVSLSAQNLVDCSTMYWNHGCSGGYMTYAFQYIIDNDGIDSDASYPYTAQNGTCHYNPATRAATCSKFVELPYADEAALKDAVANIGPVSVAIDAKQPSFFLYRSGVYDDPRCTDHVNHGVLVIGYGTLDGKDFWLVKNSWGEYFGNKGYIRMSRNKGNHCGIASYGSYPQI
- the LOC125625867 gene encoding cathepsin S-like isoform X2, with translation MLHNLEHSLGLHSYELGMNHLADMTSEEVAALLTGVKIPHRPDRNSTYRPRPGSQVPDSMDWRDKGCVTDVKNQGPCGACWAFSAVGALEAQVKLKTGNLVSLSAQNLVDCSTMYWNHGCSGGYMTYAFQYIIDNDGIDSDASYPYTAQNGTCHYNPATRAATCSKFVELPYADEAALKDAVANIGPVSVAIDAKQPSFFLYRSGVYDDPRCTDHVNHGVLVIGYGTLDGKDFWLVKNSWGEYFGNKGYIRMSRNKGNHCGIASYGSYPQI